A stretch of Tripterygium wilfordii isolate XIE 37 chromosome 11, ASM1340144v1, whole genome shotgun sequence DNA encodes these proteins:
- the LOC120008875 gene encoding trafficking protein particle complex subunit 6B-like produces MGKEVSESCVDSLLTEMVASYCDRFYANKSELAARRIEAIGYQVGHQLSERYTMERPRFTDHLEAIKFICKDFWSEVFKKQIDNLKTNHRGTFVLQDNRFRWLAHMSVDPSLENGGASQDPSDAGESKAAQATSMHLYFPCGIIRGALSNLGIPCAVSAEVSNLPACSFVVRIKA; encoded by the exons atggggaAGGAGGTTTCGGAGAGCTGCGTGGATAGTCTACTAACAGAAATGGTTGCTTCCTATTGCGATCGGTTCTACGCCAATAAGTCTGAGCTCGCCGCCCGCCGGATCGAGGCAATTGGTTACCAGGTTGGCCACCAGCTCTCCGAACG GTATACAATGGAAAGGCCAAGGTTTACTGATCATTTAGAGGCAATCAAATTCATCTGCAAGGATTTTTGGTCCGAGGTTTTCAAGAAACAAATAGATAACTTAAAGACAAATCACAGG GGAACATTTGTCTTGCAAGATAATCGGTTTCGTTGGCTTGCTCACATGTCGGTAGATCCTTCACTTGAGAATGGCGGGGCATCTCAAGATCCTTCTGATGCTGGTGAAAGCAAGGCGGCACAAGCAACAAGCATGCATCTCTATTTCCCATGTGGAATCATCAGGGGAGCTCTTTCAAACTTGGGAATTCCTTGTGCAGTTTCTGCTGAAGTATCCAACCTTCCTGCAT GTTCGTTTGTTGTCCGGATAAAGGCCTGA